In the Sulfuricurvum kujiense DSM 16994 genome, one interval contains:
- a CDS encoding c-type cytochrome, whose protein sequence is MKKLAVGLIFVTTSMFAVELGQNFAFKNGEHAFQKVCFHCHSLKTAPHSIYTKMDDAEGVKLRAEGIFQTVRHGSNAMPAFRKSEIDDAVLRDLATKLANGTITDPSLK, encoded by the coding sequence ATGAAAAAGCTGGCTGTTGGTCTAATTTTTGTCACCACGTCCATGTTCGCTGTGGAGTTGGGTCAAAATTTTGCATTTAAAAATGGAGAGCATGCCTTTCAAAAAGTGTGTTTTCACTGTCATTCACTCAAAACGGCCCCACATAGTATTTATACCAAAATGGATGATGCTGAAGGGGTAAAACTACGGGCTGAAGGAATTTTTCAAACTGTTCGACATGGTAGCAATGCTATGCCTGCTTTTAGAAAATCGGAAATTGATGATGCGGTATTGAGAGACTTGGCAACGAAATTGGCCAACGGTACCATCACAGATCCGTCACTGAAATAA
- a CDS encoding twin-arginine translocation signal domain-containing protein, which produces MVRRDFLKNSALVAATAALYSPLSAASSDDSTEKKIIAIVSESAHETGYISALEKGDKADEVIILGSDRLSTMHTLASAIENNKGSLFCGLLAPSDHALLNQVAMSKGIAFVSETAHTPSNTGISHTENTFAMLSVKKAFDQFASLNTDKYGAALSSYHTIGAHNTVATAKQTDFVSEHTAKNAFVSFVLKA; this is translated from the coding sequence ATGGTTCGTAGAGATTTTTTAAAAAACAGTGCACTCGTAGCAGCGACAGCAGCACTCTATTCTCCGCTCTCAGCTGCAAGTTCGGATGATAGTACCGAGAAAAAGATCATTGCGATCGTTTCTGAATCCGCTCATGAGACAGGGTATATAAGTGCATTGGAAAAAGGGGATAAAGCGGATGAAGTGATTATCCTCGGTTCAGATCGTTTGAGCACAATGCACACGTTGGCATCGGCTATCGAAAACAACAAAGGATCATTGTTCTGCGGTTTGTTGGCCCCAAGCGATCATGCATTGTTAAACCAAGTTGCCATGTCAAAGGGTATTGCATTTGTCTCTGAAACGGCGCACACACCGTCCAATACGGGCATTAGTCATACCGAGAATACGTTTGCGATGTTGTCCGTTAAAAAAGCATTTGATCAGTTTGCTTCTCTCAATACTGATAAATACGGTGCCGCACTTTCATCGTACCACACTATCGGCGCACATAACACGGTTGCAACGGCAAAACAAACTGACTTTGTATCCGAACATACGGCGAAAAATGCGTTTGTGTCTTTCGTATTAAAAGCATAA
- a CDS encoding FAD-binding oxidoreductase yields the protein MAKKLTALPKNVSVETMNKAIKEFVKILGEENVLIGDEEMVPYKKIMMAVPIEEHMPSLALQASTKEQVIAIVKVCNKYVIPIWTFSTGKNMGYGTAAPAQRGTVILDLHKMNKIIEVNPDLCYAVLEPGVTYQQLFDYIHEKGYKLWLSCPAPSAIASPVGNTMDRGVGYTPYGEHFMMQCGMEIVLADGSCFKTGMGGIKNSTSSTVFKWGYGPSLDGIFTQSNYGICVQMGMWLMPEPPAFKPFCITLDTVEDVEKIVEVLRPLRIANIIPNAFTIASTLYEAAGVVNRADYVDGNRSITEAEIEKIKKDTGMGSWNVYAGLYGTPEGNEMNWNIIQSVVNANFKGHKFLTSKEMGDDPVFKYRADLMRGYMTLQEFGLYNWRGGGGSMWFAPVSPAEGKHTLNQSALAKKIMNKYGFDYVAEFIVGWRDMHHIIDLLYNRNDPEEMKRAHDCYAELVHEFAAQGYGVYRTSSGFMDLVAETYGPEIRGVFQKIKRALDPKGILAPGKSGIY from the coding sequence ATGGCTAAAAAATTAACTGCATTGCCTAAAAATGTTTCTGTTGAAACAATGAATAAAGCGATTAAAGAGTTTGTAAAAATTTTGGGCGAAGAGAACGTTCTCATCGGCGATGAGGAGATGGTTCCTTATAAAAAAATCATGATGGCGGTTCCGATCGAAGAGCACATGCCTTCCTTGGCTCTTCAAGCATCTACAAAAGAACAAGTTATCGCAATTGTTAAAGTGTGTAACAAATACGTCATCCCTATCTGGACATTCTCAACCGGTAAAAACATGGGTTACGGTACAGCAGCACCGGCTCAACGCGGTACGGTAATTCTTGATCTTCATAAAATGAATAAAATCATCGAAGTGAATCCTGACCTTTGTTATGCGGTACTTGAACCGGGGGTTACCTATCAGCAACTCTTTGATTACATCCATGAAAAAGGGTACAAACTCTGGCTCTCTTGCCCAGCACCGAGCGCGATCGCAAGTCCGGTCGGTAATACGATGGACCGTGGTGTAGGATATACCCCATACGGTGAGCATTTCATGATGCAATGCGGTATGGAGATCGTTCTTGCAGACGGGTCATGCTTTAAAACCGGTATGGGGGGAATCAAAAACTCTACCAGTTCAACTGTATTCAAATGGGGATACGGACCGTCATTGGATGGTATCTTTACTCAAAGTAACTACGGTATCTGTGTACAAATGGGTATGTGGCTTATGCCGGAGCCTCCGGCGTTCAAACCTTTCTGTATCACATTGGACACCGTTGAAGATGTTGAAAAAATCGTTGAGGTTCTTCGACCGCTTCGTATCGCAAACATTATTCCGAATGCCTTCACGATCGCCAGTACCCTTTACGAAGCGGCGGGTGTCGTCAACCGTGCCGATTATGTCGATGGAAACCGCTCAATTACTGAGGCTGAAATCGAAAAAATCAAAAAAGATACCGGGATGGGATCATGGAACGTTTATGCGGGTCTCTATGGAACACCAGAGGGGAACGAAATGAACTGGAATATCATCCAGTCGGTTGTCAATGCCAATTTTAAAGGGCATAAATTCTTGACTTCCAAAGAGATGGGTGACGATCCGGTATTTAAATACCGCGCCGATTTGATGAGAGGGTATATGACCCTTCAAGAATTCGGTCTCTACAACTGGAGAGGCGGCGGAGGAAGTATGTGGTTCGCACCGGTTTCTCCGGCTGAGGGGAAACATACTCTAAACCAGTCGGCATTGGCTAAAAAGATTATGAATAAATACGGGTTTGACTATGTTGCCGAGTTTATCGTCGGATGGCGCGATATGCACCATATTATCGACTTGCTTTATAACCGAAACGATCCGGAAGAGATGAAACGTGCACACGATTGTTATGCCGAATTAGTACATGAATTTGCAGCGCAAGGTTACGGTGTCTACCGTACGAGCAGCGGATTTATGGATCTTGTTGCTGAAACGTATGGCCCGGAAATTCGCGGCGTATTCCAAAAAATCAAGCGTGCACTGGATCCAAAAGGTATTTTGGCTCCCGGTAAGTCTGGGATTTATTAA
- a CDS encoding OprD family outer membrane porin — translation MRALYSSSDFASNGAFEDRYAVAAGFRLSYETAPLYGIQAKASLYSVSSMGLNSDNPNKVDSVYFENAQHGGSNTQSVYGTSADSYAVLGEAYLKAAFGKTFVQVGRMEIDAPFASSHDIYVVPNTFEAAQIVNVNIPNTTLVLAHATKMSGPDMVQSNSFAGSSSGIKASDFVSISKGTAFNKLSDGDGRLDTEDDNAGATVVGGIYTGVPGFVLQGWFTRVWDIMDMPHLQIDYSTKIGDVGLFAGAWWASQKAIGGTKDTLDHPVTQVLIDHNLKNITAYHSEGKLGASYKGATVTLAYANTKGIDDNAARGGFVAPVGGNPSWVRARYQSPHFGYTDTSSFTGGTNSYLVGVEYDFASVGVNDLKGEVKYLNFSRDNKYSADRGLLGYKPNAFEDTTAYEASLDYKTLFGIKGLDGGVTFLSVDNDDASGQKSTDHNDLRVAVNLAF, via the coding sequence ATGCGAGCGTTGTATTCGTCTTCCGATTTTGCTTCTAACGGTGCATTTGAGGATCGTTATGCCGTTGCTGCAGGTTTTAGACTTTCGTATGAGACAGCTCCGTTGTACGGCATTCAAGCAAAAGCATCATTGTACTCTGTAAGCAGTATGGGATTGAATTCCGATAATCCGAACAAAGTAGATTCGGTTTATTTCGAAAATGCGCAACACGGCGGATCTAACACGCAGAGTGTGTACGGGACATCCGCCGATAGTTATGCGGTTTTAGGTGAAGCGTATCTGAAAGCGGCATTCGGCAAAACATTTGTGCAGGTCGGCCGTATGGAGATTGATGCCCCGTTTGCATCATCACACGATATTTATGTCGTACCGAACACCTTTGAAGCGGCTCAGATTGTGAATGTAAATATTCCCAATACCACATTGGTTCTAGCGCATGCTACGAAAATGAGCGGGCCGGATATGGTTCAAAGCAACAGCTTCGCAGGATCATCATCCGGGATTAAAGCCTCTGATTTTGTCAGTATATCCAAAGGGACAGCATTTAATAAATTATCCGATGGAGATGGCAGATTAGACACTGAGGATGATAATGCGGGTGCAACGGTTGTCGGAGGAATCTATACCGGAGTTCCGGGATTCGTGTTACAAGGATGGTTTACACGGGTATGGGATATCATGGATATGCCGCATCTACAGATCGATTACAGTACCAAAATCGGGGATGTAGGGCTATTTGCGGGTGCATGGTGGGCGTCACAAAAAGCCATCGGAGGGACCAAAGATACGCTGGATCATCCGGTTACTCAGGTTCTTATCGATCACAACCTCAAGAATATCACGGCTTACCACTCAGAGGGTAAATTAGGCGCTTCGTATAAAGGGGCTACGGTTACTTTGGCGTACGCCAATACCAAAGGGATTGATGATAATGCCGCTCGCGGTGGATTTGTTGCCCCGGTCGGCGGAAATCCGTCATGGGTTCGTGCCCGTTATCAGTCACCCCATTTTGGTTACACGGATACATCGTCGTTTACCGGGGGGACAAATTCCTATCTCGTCGGTGTGGAATATGATTTTGCCTCTGTCGGTGTAAACGACTTAAAAGGTGAAGTGAAATATCTCAATTTTAGCCGTGATAATAAATATTCGGCTGATCGAGGATTGTTAGGATATAAACCTAATGCATTCGAAGATACGACGGCTTACGAAGCATCCTTGGATTACAAAACACTTTTTGG